A region of Bifidobacterium adolescentis ATCC 15703 DNA encodes the following proteins:
- a CDS encoding response regulator transcription factor: protein MTEGISIAVLDNDSWSLRAIARWIDGSSPLYHVIWQTTSAAEAIHRCIYTNDKPNVLLLDMALNDATGISVCTQIRKRTADIGIIGITAYDPERYKTDLALAGGQALIAKENLAHVCNKVLPIVAQGKSAEPNSFPTAKQAHDILAEQPSSFSQIKQLSPRELQVLRLYTQNNNTSEIASQLGISSNTVFSYIHRVSKKIGTKNRSEIIRLCKKYDIL from the coding sequence ATGACTGAAGGTATTTCCATCGCCGTTCTGGACAATGACTCATGGAGCTTACGGGCAATCGCGCGGTGGATTGACGGCAGCTCACCTTTGTATCATGTCATCTGGCAAACCACTTCTGCGGCAGAAGCGATCCATCGATGTATATACACCAACGACAAGCCAAATGTTCTCTTGCTTGACATGGCGTTGAACGATGCTACTGGCATATCCGTATGCACTCAGATACGAAAACGAACCGCCGACATCGGCATCATCGGCATCACTGCATATGATCCTGAACGGTACAAGACTGATTTAGCGCTTGCCGGCGGTCAAGCTCTTATCGCCAAAGAAAACTTGGCACATGTCTGCAATAAAGTACTGCCCATCGTGGCACAAGGCAAATCCGCTGAACCAAATTCGTTCCCAACCGCGAAACAAGCGCATGACATACTGGCAGAACAACCTTCTTCATTCTCTCAGATCAAGCAGCTCAGCCCGCGAGAACTTCAAGTGCTTCGCCTTTACACGCAAAATAACAATACTTCAGAAATTGCTTCGCAACTTGGCATTTCTTCCAATACCGTATTTTCTTACATTCACAGAGTCTCGAAAAAAATAGGCACAAAGAATAGATCAGAGATAATTCGACTATGCAAAAAATACGACATTTTATAA
- a CDS encoding histidine kinase, giving the protein MWITAVSIKPVLPYSFVFAGLSATVILGYINIPSAISILLFATSILFFQPHTDKSALVMFDTTFLTLAIIGCAIRLHQNQKRAINQLTIHKWKEEIAEELHDIVCNDLTYAIHQINLLKNENPNSQRNPEIAENMALLDIRDSLIEALSCSRTAITTLRKDDGSCSTSEIDITTINIIELLEQERMKLAKAGFDGIIAADGSDNLTTTPGKSIIIKQLIKEIFGNILKHADPSHGYVITAYVNASTLHISASDTPLLKNSTSKHPQDNATNNQFGNGTGIRSYQTRLAALDGELSASASDDQWTLEAAIPLMDTDHTDGHHSAGRMRIRLD; this is encoded by the coding sequence TTGTGGATTACTGCAGTTAGCATAAAACCAGTACTGCCCTACTCCTTTGTATTCGCGGGACTGTCCGCCACGGTAATTCTCGGATATATCAATATCCCTTCAGCAATCAGCATCCTCTTGTTCGCCACAAGCATCTTATTTTTCCAACCTCATACAGACAAGAGCGCACTCGTCATGTTCGATACTACGTTCTTGACCCTAGCCATAATCGGGTGCGCCATTCGTCTCCATCAGAATCAAAAACGCGCCATCAATCAACTGACCATCCACAAATGGAAGGAAGAAATCGCAGAAGAGCTGCACGACATCGTATGCAACGATCTTACCTACGCAATCCACCAAATAAACCTTTTAAAGAATGAAAATCCAAACAGTCAGAGAAACCCTGAGATCGCAGAAAACATGGCATTACTTGACATCAGAGATAGTCTCATAGAGGCATTGAGTTGTTCAAGGACCGCCATAACCACACTCCGCAAAGACGATGGCAGTTGCTCCACATCCGAAATCGATATCACCACAATCAACATCATCGAACTGCTAGAACAAGAACGTATGAAACTCGCCAAGGCTGGTTTCGACGGCATTATTGCAGCGGACGGATCCGACAACCTGACAACAACACCTGGCAAAAGCATTATCATCAAGCAACTCATCAAAGAAATCTTCGGCAATATACTCAAACATGCGGATCCCTCACATGGCTATGTCATCACTGCGTATGTCAACGCCAGCACATTACATATCAGCGCCAGCGATACGCCTCTTTTAAAGAACAGCACCTCAAAGCATCCGCAAGACAATGCCACCAACAATCAATTTGGCAATGGCACAGGCATACGCTCATATCAAACACGACTCGCGGCATTAGACGGCGAATTATCCGCCTCCGCCTCCGATGACCAGTGGACGCTGGAAGCCGCCATACCTTTAATGGACACCGACCACACCGATGGCCACCATTCAGCTGGACGAATGCGAATTCGGTTGGATTGA
- a CDS encoding inorganic diphosphatase, which produces MAETFNVVVEIPRGSKNKYEVDHETGRVFLDRTLFTSMGYPDDYGYIDGTLGEDGDPLDALVMIPNSVFPGCVVECRAVGLYHMVDEAGGDDKVLCVPADVRFDDIKDVDDVSEYHKAEIKHFFEQYKALEPGKEVKPGDYWTGAAKAEEEIVAARKRLAEA; this is translated from the coding sequence ATGGCAGAAACCTTCAACGTCGTGGTGGAGATCCCGCGCGGTTCCAAGAACAAGTACGAAGTGGATCACGAGACCGGTCGCGTGTTCCTGGACCGTACCCTGTTCACCTCCATGGGCTACCCGGATGACTACGGCTACATCGACGGTACCCTGGGCGAGGACGGCGATCCGCTCGATGCCCTGGTCATGATTCCGAACTCCGTGTTCCCGGGCTGCGTGGTTGAGTGCCGCGCCGTCGGCCTGTATCACATGGTCGACGAGGCCGGTGGAGACGACAAGGTGCTGTGCGTGCCGGCCGACGTCCGCTTCGACGACATCAAGGACGTCGACGACGTGTCCGAGTACCACAAGGCTGAAATCAAGCACTTCTTCGAGCAGTACAAGGCTCTGGAGCCGGGCAAGGAAGTCAAGCCGGGCGACTACTGGACCGGTGCCGCTAAGGCCGAGGAGGAAATCGTCGCAGCCCGCAAGCGCCTCGCTGAGGCGTGA
- a CDS encoding manganese efflux pump MntP, giving the protein MLIQILLIGVSVSMDTFAVSIGKGLTVKKLRGLDALKTALWFGGFQALFPLLGYFAASTFSKYVTAVDHWIIFGLLALIGGNMVREAFEEDEENAKETPEFDWKHMLPLAVACSIDAVAVGVSFAFMTLNIWLSVVIIGITTGLFSAAGLYIGRVFGSRWQKPAQIAGGVVLILIGLKVLFEHLGFLG; this is encoded by the coding sequence ATGCTCATTCAGATTCTGCTTATTGGCGTGTCCGTGTCCATGGACACGTTCGCCGTCTCCATCGGCAAAGGCCTGACCGTCAAGAAGCTGCGCGGTCTGGACGCGCTCAAAACCGCCCTGTGGTTCGGCGGATTCCAGGCGCTGTTCCCGCTGCTGGGCTATTTCGCGGCCAGCACGTTCAGCAAATACGTGACCGCCGTGGACCATTGGATCATTTTCGGCCTGCTCGCCCTAATCGGCGGCAATATGGTACGCGAGGCGTTCGAAGAGGACGAGGAGAACGCCAAGGAAACCCCTGAATTCGATTGGAAGCACATGCTGCCGCTCGCCGTGGCCTGCAGCATCGACGCAGTCGCGGTCGGCGTGAGCTTCGCTTTCATGACGCTCAACATCTGGCTGTCGGTGGTCATCATCGGCATCACCACCGGCCTGTTCTCCGCCGCCGGCCTGTATATCGGCCGCGTGTTCGGCTCGCGTTGGCAGAAGCCGGCGCAGATCGCAGGCGGCGTCGTGCTGATCCTCATCGGCCTGAAAGTGCTGTTCGAACATCTCGGCTTCCTCGGCTGA
- a CDS encoding winged helix-turn-helix transcriptional regulator, with protein MTDLTLMTFASDPATVLPSLALLSHRVRVLPMDAASLVKMPENTILFLDARDDLATAKTLCRLIHASGLSTPIVLILTEGGFTVVNSQWGIADVVVATASPAEVEGRLRLVSERGNAPVNAASGSGEQGVQNEDGLIRSGDLVVDTNGYTASLHGHPIDLAYKEFELLKYLVQHPGRVFTRAQLLQEVWGYDYYGGTRTVDVHIRRLRAKLGGEYEHLIGTVRNVGYRFDPPEEDEHEAAAKDAAHGESGES; from the coding sequence GTGACGGATCTTACGCTTATGACGTTCGCTAGCGATCCAGCTACCGTTCTCCCCTCGTTGGCGCTGCTTTCCCACCGCGTGCGCGTGTTGCCGATGGATGCGGCCAGCCTGGTGAAAATGCCGGAGAACACCATTCTGTTTCTTGATGCGCGTGACGACCTGGCCACCGCCAAAACGCTGTGCCGTCTGATTCACGCGTCGGGACTGTCCACGCCGATCGTGCTCATTCTCACCGAGGGCGGCTTCACCGTGGTCAATTCGCAGTGGGGCATTGCCGATGTGGTGGTGGCTACGGCGTCCCCCGCCGAGGTGGAGGGGCGTTTGCGCCTGGTTTCCGAACGTGGCAACGCGCCGGTCAACGCGGCGTCCGGTTCGGGCGAGCAGGGCGTGCAGAACGAGGATGGTCTGATCCGTTCCGGCGATTTGGTGGTGGATACGAATGGCTATACGGCCAGTCTGCACGGCCATCCGATCGACTTGGCGTACAAGGAGTTCGAGCTGCTCAAGTATCTGGTGCAGCATCCGGGCCGCGTGTTCACGCGCGCGCAGCTGCTGCAGGAGGTGTGGGGCTACGACTATTACGGCGGCACCCGCACTGTGGACGTGCATATCCGTCGTCTGCGCGCCAAGCTGGGCGGCGAGTACGAGCATCTCATCGGCACCGTGCGCAACGTCGGCTATCGTTTCGATCCGCCGGAAGAGGATGAGCATGAGGCCGCGGCCAAGGATGCGGCTCACGGCGAGTCCGGCGAAAGCTGA
- the nth gene encoding endonuclease III yields the protein MPRESKKARIARMHQEYEQLCVEIPDPKCALNFNSPFELLVATVLSAQTTDKRVNMVTPELFGEYPGPAELAAANPEHVEDIIRTIGFFRTKARNIIGLSHELCVRFGGEVPADMASLVSLPGVGRKTANVVLGNAFGVPGFPVDTHVIRVTGRLRWRSDWASPSPDPVAIEREVTACFPPEEWTDLSHRLILHGRAICHARKPDCADCPLNDTCPGAFAA from the coding sequence ATGCCTCGGGAATCGAAGAAGGCGCGGATCGCGCGCATGCATCAGGAATACGAGCAGTTGTGCGTGGAGATTCCCGATCCGAAATGCGCGTTGAACTTCAATTCTCCTTTCGAACTGCTGGTGGCTACGGTGTTGAGCGCGCAGACCACCGACAAGCGCGTGAACATGGTCACGCCGGAACTGTTCGGCGAATATCCCGGTCCGGCGGAGCTTGCCGCCGCGAATCCCGAGCACGTCGAGGACATCATCCGCACCATCGGCTTCTTCCGTACGAAAGCGCGCAATATCATCGGGCTGTCGCATGAGTTGTGCGTGCGATTCGGGGGCGAGGTGCCGGCCGATATGGCTTCGCTGGTCAGCCTGCCGGGCGTGGGCCGCAAAACCGCGAACGTGGTGTTGGGCAACGCGTTCGGCGTGCCCGGTTTTCCTGTGGACACGCATGTGATTCGTGTGACTGGGCGATTGCGGTGGCGGTCCGACTGGGCGAGCCCCTCCCCTGACCCGGTGGCCATCGAACGTGAGGTCACCGCCTGCTTCCCTCCCGAAGAATGGACCGATCTGTCTCACCGTTTGATATTGCATGGCCGTGCCATCTGCCATGCGCGAAAACCGGATTGCGCCGACTGCCCCCTCAACGACACGTGTCCGGGCGCGTTCGCCGCGTGA
- a CDS encoding ABC transporter substrate-binding protein, translating to MDENGRKRNLKAEATRWLIFFGVAIVLSVLLWLGLSLTGRKNPITSFDTLVSDSSVTVGIEGDAPKSLDIRTEQGTAVEQALLGNVYETLVSRSETNKLQPGIASSWQASDDGLTYTFTLNGGMTFANGHKLDSSDVVWSLQNAVNNHYVGADQLGDLKEITNPNANTVVITLAKPNPRLLRALAGRAGIVYDAESKTNYAKSAVGSGPFTVSTADQSQIVLQRNDSYWGKKAASSQVTLYYYANEESMADAMKAGKISMALPLSASTASELGKTNGITADSGISFDKVMLAFNNDNNSPFSDEQIRKMTRYAIDAKTIAKNAPDAYAPLGGPISPLEDGYEDLSGLYPYNLEQGQRMRTYFGVNYIAPIDILVPKEYESIGNDVKTAIENLNINTNLEVLDSAADVTERMNAGTYNIALTTMSDEGDASVFDNGQSVFHFENGDAQQAYANAMAATNDNDYQARMRDYARAVSENAASDWLYTRKNFLAVSDGLQGYPKNLTDRLLPLNRLTLH from the coding sequence ATGGATGAAAACGGGCGGAAACGTAATCTGAAAGCCGAGGCGACGCGCTGGCTGATCTTCTTCGGCGTCGCGATCGTGCTCAGTGTGCTGCTGTGGCTGGGACTGTCGCTGACAGGCCGCAAGAATCCCATCACATCCTTCGACACGCTCGTCTCCGACTCGTCGGTGACCGTCGGTATCGAAGGCGACGCGCCGAAATCGCTTGACATCCGCACCGAACAAGGCACCGCCGTGGAGCAAGCGCTGCTCGGCAACGTATACGAAACGCTGGTGTCACGTAGCGAAACCAACAAGCTGCAGCCGGGAATCGCCAGCTCCTGGCAGGCTTCCGACGACGGTCTCACGTACACGTTCACGTTGAACGGCGGCATGACGTTCGCCAATGGGCACAAACTCGACTCGTCCGACGTGGTCTGGTCGCTGCAGAACGCCGTCAACAACCATTACGTGGGAGCCGACCAGCTTGGTGATCTGAAGGAAATCACCAATCCCAATGCGAATACGGTGGTCATCACGCTCGCCAAGCCGAATCCGCGGCTGTTGCGCGCGCTGGCCGGCCGTGCAGGCATCGTGTACGACGCGGAAAGCAAAACCAACTATGCGAAATCAGCGGTCGGATCGGGACCATTCACCGTGTCAACCGCGGACCAATCGCAAATCGTGCTGCAACGCAACGACTCGTATTGGGGCAAAAAAGCCGCATCATCGCAAGTGACGCTCTACTACTACGCCAACGAGGAATCCATGGCCGATGCCATGAAAGCCGGCAAAATCAGCATGGCGCTGCCGCTGAGCGCTTCAACCGCCTCGGAACTGGGCAAAACCAACGGTATTACCGCGGACAGCGGCATCAGCTTCGACAAGGTGATGCTCGCGTTCAACAACGACAACAACAGCCCCTTCTCCGACGAGCAGATCCGCAAGATGACGCGATACGCCATCGATGCGAAGACCATCGCCAAGAACGCGCCCGACGCGTACGCGCCGCTGGGAGGGCCGATCAGCCCGCTGGAAGACGGGTATGAGGACCTGAGCGGCCTGTACCCCTACAACCTTGAACAGGGGCAACGGATGCGCACGTATTTCGGAGTGAACTACATCGCGCCAATCGACATTCTGGTGCCGAAGGAATACGAAAGCATCGGCAACGACGTGAAAACCGCCATCGAAAACCTCAATATCAACACCAATCTGGAAGTGCTCGATTCCGCCGCGGACGTGACGGAACGCATGAACGCCGGCACCTATAACATCGCGCTGACCACCATGAGCGACGAAGGTGACGCAAGCGTCTTCGACAACGGCCAGTCCGTGTTCCATTTCGAGAACGGCGACGCGCAGCAGGCTTACGCCAATGCCATGGCCGCGACCAACGACAACGATTATCAGGCCCGCATGCGCGATTACGCGCGCGCCGTCAGCGAAAACGCGGCCAGCGACTGGCTGTACACGCGCAAGAACTTCCTTGCCGTTTCCGATGGGCTGCAGGGGTATCCGAAGAATCTGACCGATCGTCTGCTGCCGTTGAACAGATTGACGCTGCACTGA
- the valS gene encoding valine--tRNA ligase: protein MTESQDNTINANLTPLPDKVGVDGLEDKWRGVWDESGVYKFQGTRDRKAVYSIDTPPPTVSGHLHVGHVFSYTHTDVIARFKRMNGYDVFYPMGWDDNGLPTERRVQNYYGVRVDTSLKYDPNFVPPFEGTDGKKIDAKDQVPISRKNFIELCEKLTAQDEKQFEALWRSLGLSIDWSQTYHTIGKHPQRVAQKAFLRNLARGEAYQKDAPGLWDVTFQTAVAQAELESREYPGFYHKVAFRFEDGTPIYIETTRPELLAACGALIAHPDDERYKQYFGQYVYSPLFHVKVPILAHKAAEMDKGAGIAMCCTFGDVTDVEWWRDLNLPLRSIIQRNGRIVMDTPDWIESEEGKRIFQETAGKTTFSARKVIVDELRAAGDLDGEPTPTKRMTNFYEKGDKPLEIVTSRQWYLKNGGTDEKLNAELIARGKELNFHPDFMRVRYENWVHGLNGDWLISRQRFFGVPFPLWYPVKEDGTADYDHPITPSEDRLPIDPTDDVPEGYTEDQRDVPGGFTAEPDIMDTWATSSLTPQIVTRWEEPGEENQAIFNATFPMDLRPQGQDIIRTWLFSTMDRAHLENKCLPWSNTTLSGWILDPDHKKMSKSKGNVVVPDKPIKQFGADAVRYWAAAARLGLDATYDEGQMKIGRRLAIKLLNATKFALAIGREDENHHVGAPAVAAWNPADVTEPIDRSAMSKMAAVVREATDDLNNYEHSKALEVIENYFWQFCDDYIELVKNRAYGTADSTGNVPSEAAVKSARTTLGLGLDAFARLLAPYLPYATEEVWSWMHEGEGSVHRAAWPVADVYAAAAGDASADLLAHAGEALAALRGIKSKAKVSMKTPILSVTLAVADDVRGSIEAALGDIAEAGRVTGPIAFTAPAAAEGEDEAADVTVAESELGEPPAKKPKK from the coding sequence ATGACTGAAAGCCAAGATAACACCATCAACGCGAACCTCACGCCGCTGCCCGACAAGGTCGGCGTGGACGGTCTCGAAGACAAGTGGCGCGGAGTCTGGGACGAGAGCGGAGTCTACAAGTTCCAGGGCACCCGCGACCGTAAGGCCGTTTATTCCATCGATACCCCGCCGCCCACCGTTTCGGGCCACCTGCACGTCGGCCACGTGTTCTCCTACACGCACACCGATGTGATCGCACGTTTCAAGCGCATGAACGGCTACGACGTGTTCTACCCGATGGGCTGGGACGACAACGGCCTGCCGACCGAACGCCGTGTGCAGAACTATTACGGCGTGCGCGTGGATACGTCCCTGAAGTACGATCCGAATTTCGTGCCGCCGTTCGAGGGTACGGACGGCAAGAAGATCGACGCCAAGGACCAGGTGCCGATCTCCCGTAAGAACTTCATCGAGCTGTGCGAGAAGCTCACCGCCCAGGACGAGAAGCAGTTCGAGGCGCTGTGGCGCTCCCTCGGCCTGTCCATCGACTGGTCGCAGACCTACCACACCATCGGCAAGCATCCGCAGCGCGTGGCCCAGAAGGCGTTCCTGCGCAACCTGGCCCGTGGCGAAGCGTATCAGAAGGACGCTCCGGGTCTGTGGGACGTGACGTTCCAGACCGCAGTGGCCCAGGCCGAACTGGAATCGCGCGAATATCCGGGCTTCTACCACAAGGTGGCGTTCCGTTTCGAAGACGGCACCCCGATCTATATCGAGACCACCCGTCCGGAACTGCTGGCCGCCTGCGGCGCGCTGATCGCGCACCCGGACGACGAGCGTTACAAGCAGTATTTCGGCCAGTACGTCTACTCCCCGCTGTTCCACGTGAAGGTGCCGATTCTGGCGCATAAGGCGGCGGAAATGGACAAGGGCGCCGGCATCGCCATGTGCTGTACGTTCGGCGACGTCACCGACGTCGAATGGTGGCGCGATCTGAACCTGCCGCTGCGTTCCATCATCCAGCGCAACGGCCGCATCGTCATGGACACCCCGGATTGGATCGAATCCGAGGAAGGCAAGCGTATCTTCCAGGAGACCGCGGGCAAGACCACGTTCTCCGCACGTAAGGTCATCGTCGACGAGCTGCGCGCTGCCGGCGATCTGGACGGCGAGCCGACCCCGACCAAGCGTATGACGAACTTCTACGAGAAGGGCGACAAGCCGCTCGAAATCGTCACCTCCCGCCAGTGGTACCTGAAGAACGGCGGCACCGACGAGAAGCTGAACGCCGAGCTCATCGCACGCGGCAAGGAACTGAACTTCCACCCGGACTTCATGCGCGTGCGTTACGAGAATTGGGTGCACGGCCTCAACGGCGATTGGCTGATCTCCCGTCAGCGCTTCTTCGGCGTTCCGTTCCCGCTGTGGTACCCGGTGAAGGAGGATGGCACCGCCGATTACGACCATCCGATCACCCCGAGCGAGGACCGTCTGCCGATCGACCCGACCGACGATGTGCCGGAAGGCTACACCGAGGATCAGCGTGACGTGCCGGGTGGCTTCACCGCCGAGCCGGACATCATGGACACCTGGGCGACTTCGTCGCTCACCCCGCAGATCGTGACCCGTTGGGAGGAGCCGGGCGAAGAGAACCAGGCCATTTTCAACGCCACCTTCCCGATGGACCTGCGTCCGCAGGGTCAGGACATCATCCGTACCTGGCTGTTCTCCACCATGGACCGCGCGCACTTGGAGAACAAGTGCCTGCCGTGGTCCAACACCACGCTGTCGGGCTGGATCCTCGATCCGGACCACAAGAAGATGTCGAAGTCCAAGGGCAACGTGGTCGTGCCGGACAAGCCGATCAAGCAGTTCGGCGCCGACGCGGTGCGTTACTGGGCCGCGGCCGCACGTCTGGGCCTGGACGCCACGTACGACGAAGGCCAGATGAAGATCGGCCGTCGTCTTGCCATCAAGCTGCTCAACGCCACCAAGTTCGCGCTGGCCATCGGCCGTGAGGACGAGAACCATCACGTGGGCGCTCCGGCAGTCGCCGCATGGAACCCGGCCGACGTGACCGAGCCGATCGACCGTTCCGCGATGTCCAAGATGGCCGCCGTGGTCCGCGAAGCCACCGACGATCTCAACAACTACGAGCATTCCAAGGCTCTGGAAGTCATCGAGAACTACTTCTGGCAGTTCTGCGACGACTACATCGAGCTGGTCAAGAACCGCGCCTACGGCACCGCCGATTCCACCGGCAACGTGCCGAGCGAGGCCGCGGTGAAGTCCGCACGCACCACGCTGGGCCTGGGTCTTGATGCGTTCGCGCGCCTGCTGGCCCCGTACCTGCCGTATGCCACCGAAGAAGTGTGGAGCTGGATGCATGAGGGCGAAGGCTCCGTGCACCGCGCAGCATGGCCTGTGGCCGACGTGTACGCGGCCGCCGCCGGCGACGCATCCGCCGATCTGCTTGCTCATGCCGGTGAGGCTCTGGCCGCGCTGCGTGGCATCAAGTCGAAGGCCAAGGTTTCGATGAAGACCCCAATCTTGTCTGTGACGCTTGCCGTTGCCGACGATGTGCGCGGGTCCATCGAGGCCGCGCTGGGCGATATCGCCGAAGCTGGTCGCGTGACCGGACCGATCGCCTTCACCGCACCGGCTGCCGCCGAGGGTGAGGACGAGGCCGCCGATGTGACGGTCGCCGAAAGCGAGCTAGGCGAACCGCCGGCCAAGAAACCGAAGAAGTGA
- a CDS encoding chorismate mutase, translating into MSDSEHDWLRPEEETESETIIDARTAQNNPEVADVVAKIASLRQSIDNVDTAIVSLLAERFKYTSQVGVLKARAGFAPADYQREHAQIERLHRIADEAGLDPEIAEMYREFVVTEAKRRHKRIAENGGDPGVLDVFA; encoded by the coding sequence ATGAGCGACAGCGAACATGACTGGCTTCGGCCAGAAGAAGAAACCGAATCCGAAACCATCATCGACGCGCGCACCGCGCAGAACAACCCCGAAGTGGCCGATGTGGTGGCTAAAATCGCCTCGCTGCGCCAATCGATAGACAACGTCGACACCGCCATCGTCTCGCTGTTGGCGGAACGGTTCAAATACACGTCGCAGGTGGGTGTGCTCAAGGCGCGTGCGGGCTTCGCGCCGGCCGATTACCAGCGTGAACATGCCCAGATCGAGCGTCTGCATCGCATTGCCGACGAAGCCGGACTGGATCCGGAAATCGCCGAAATGTACCGCGAATTCGTGGTGACCGAGGCCAAGCGCCGCCACAAGCGCATCGCCGAAAACGGGGGAGACCCGGGCGTACTCGACGTTTTCGCCTGA
- a CDS encoding Lrp/AsnC family transcriptional regulator, translating into MTNSDNGPVDARTVASQLDATDGVILDMLEKDGRATLSHLSEATGLSVSAVQSRVQKLERRGVIRGYKAVIDDERRGLAVNAYIAVTPIDYSQEAEIPDKLKNIDGIMSCDSVAGSPSFMLTVRVESPSKLEELLNLIHRTVSVSTETTIVLQRYFAK; encoded by the coding sequence ATGACCAACAGTGACAATGGTCCGGTAGACGCACGTACGGTTGCGAGCCAGCTCGACGCGACCGATGGCGTAATCCTCGACATGCTTGAAAAGGATGGCCGAGCCACGCTGTCCCACCTTTCCGAGGCGACAGGCCTGTCCGTGTCCGCCGTGCAGTCGCGCGTGCAGAAGCTTGAGCGTCGCGGCGTGATCCGCGGCTACAAGGCGGTTATCGACGACGAGCGCCGCGGCCTTGCGGTGAACGCCTACATCGCGGTCACGCCCATCGATTACTCCCAGGAAGCCGAGATTCCAGACAAGCTCAAAAACATCGACGGCATCATGTCCTGCGATTCCGTCGCCGGTTCGCCCAGCTTCATGCTCACCGTTCGCGTCGAATCGCCCAGCAAGCTCGAAGAGCTGTTGAACCTCATCCATCGCACGGTGTCGGTCAGCACCGAAACCACCATCGTGCTGCAGCGTTACTTCGCGAAGTGA